A stretch of Leucobacter aridicollis DNA encodes these proteins:
- a CDS encoding M23 family metallopeptidase encodes MARERAASVRRARGADMTAAQGDRQDTPSSYLTPPPRAAQPVPRPRLARRTARRAVAAGLALTSATLMFGAAVFPALVPAVRQPSGAGDARPAAATAQRLPGVDVPAARSVLDAVGSVRIEEEPQPEPEESAGGGAAGRPSFGQIAVGQIAAGALPSSAVRLPFDSEWPLTDGFGYRSAPVEGFHDAQDIAAAGGTPVLAVATGVVVEAGWASDGCGFSAKLQHSVDGQELTSRYCHMEDGSHDLRVGQTVEIGSQVGRVGNTGMSFGAHLHLALTLGGQPIDPLPFLRR; translated from the coding sequence GTGGCTCGCGAACGCGCCGCCAGCGTGCGCCGGGCGCGCGGCGCGGACATGACGGCCGCCCAGGGCGACCGACAGGACACCCCGAGCTCGTATCTCACGCCCCCGCCGCGCGCGGCGCAGCCAGTGCCGCGCCCGCGGCTGGCGCGGCGCACGGCCCGCCGCGCGGTCGCCGCCGGGCTCGCGCTCACGAGCGCGACGCTGATGTTTGGCGCGGCCGTGTTCCCAGCGCTGGTGCCGGCGGTGCGCCAGCCCTCGGGCGCGGGCGACGCCCGCCCGGCCGCGGCGACCGCGCAGCGGCTGCCCGGGGTCGACGTCCCGGCCGCGAGGTCGGTGCTCGACGCCGTCGGCAGCGTGCGCATCGAGGAGGAGCCGCAGCCGGAACCCGAGGAGTCGGCCGGGGGAGGCGCGGCCGGACGGCCGAGCTTCGGGCAGATCGCCGTCGGCCAGATCGCCGCCGGAGCCCTGCCGAGCTCCGCCGTGCGGCTGCCGTTTGACAGCGAATGGCCGTTGACCGACGGATTCGGCTATCGGAGCGCGCCGGTCGAGGGCTTCCACGACGCCCAGGACATCGCGGCGGCAGGGGGCACCCCCGTGCTCGCTGTCGCGACCGGCGTGGTCGTCGAAGCCGGCTGGGCGAGTGACGGGTGCGGGTTCTCGGCGAAGCTGCAACACAGCGTCGACGGGCAAGAGCTGACGAGCCGCTACTGCCACATGGAGGACGGGTCACACGACCTGCGCGTCGGCCAGACCGTCGAGATCGGCTCGCAGGTCGGCCGGGTCGGCAACACCGGCATGTCGTTCGGCGCTCACCTGCACCTGGCGCTCACGCTGGGCGGGCAGCCGATCGATCCGTTGCCGTTCCTCAGACGGTGA
- a CDS encoding DUF305 domain-containing protein, translating to MKKTLFFGALALAASATLAGCASTASDTGSRPPAESAAPQSQANAADEMFVTMMIPHHEQAIEMSDIVLAADGVDPAVAEIAAQVKAAQQPEIDKMLSWLEEWGVAYEPEGSASHSAHGGMDGMLSAEDLAALESASGDDVGRLFLEQMIAHHEGAVDMAKDALAEGNDPKVRALAEQVVADQTEEITAMQDLLAR from the coding sequence ATGAAGAAGACCCTATTTTTTGGCGCGCTCGCACTGGCGGCCTCGGCAACGCTCGCAGGCTGCGCGAGCACGGCTAGCGACACCGGTTCGCGCCCGCCGGCCGAGTCCGCGGCGCCGCAGAGCCAGGCGAATGCCGCCGACGAAATGTTCGTCACGATGATGATTCCGCACCACGAGCAGGCCATCGAAATGTCCGACATCGTGCTCGCGGCCGATGGCGTCGACCCTGCCGTCGCCGAGATCGCCGCGCAGGTCAAGGCCGCGCAACAGCCCGAGATTGACAAGATGCTCTCCTGGCTGGAGGAGTGGGGCGTCGCCTACGAACCGGAGGGCTCCGCGTCGCACTCGGCGCACGGCGGCATGGACGGGATGCTCTCAGCGGAGGATCTCGCGGCGCTCGAGAGCGCGAGCGGCGACGACGTCGGCCGGCTCTTCCTCGAGCAGATGATCGCGCACCACGAGGGCGCCGTCGACATGGCGAAGGATGCGCTCGCGGAGGGCAACGACCCGAAGGTGCGTGCGCTCGCGGAGCAGGTCGTCGCGGACCAGACGGAGGAGATCACGGCGATGCAGGATCTCCTTGCGCGCTGA
- a CDS encoding DUF6153 family protein, which translates to MQMNDGIAPRGPRAQRPVRAILVALTGVLLVIVGLLGMHTLSGASADAAHATTGAVALSAGGTAQGEPHGQTAATIAGGETAAEHPIADAAHAGALHEPLPASHEEPGHDAMAAACALALIVGMLLLVIPRSGTAASALRFRAATAAATVRASLPAPTPSLIVLSISRT; encoded by the coding sequence ATGCAGATGAACGACGGGATCGCGCCGCGCGGACCCCGGGCCCAGCGCCCGGTCCGCGCGATCCTCGTCGCGCTCACCGGCGTGCTCCTCGTGATCGTTGGTCTGCTCGGCATGCATACGCTCAGCGGCGCGTCAGCGGACGCGGCGCACGCGACGACCGGGGCAGTGGCGCTCTCGGCCGGTGGCACCGCACAGGGCGAGCCGCACGGCCAGACGGCGGCCACGATTGCCGGCGGCGAGACCGCTGCCGAGCACCCGATCGCCGACGCCGCGCACGCAGGCGCGCTCCATGAACCCCTGCCAGCCAGCCACGAGGAGCCCGGGCACGACGCGATGGCGGCGGCCTGCGCGCTGGCGCTCATTGTCGGCATGCTGTTGCTCGTCATCCCCAGATCGGGAACCGCAGCGAGCGCGCTCCGGTTCCGGGCAGCGACAGCTGCCGCGACCGTGCGCGCCTCGCTGCCCGCGCCGACGCCGTCCCTCATCGTCCTCTCGATCAGTCGAACCTGA
- a CDS encoding CDP-glycerol glycerophosphotransferase family protein produces MSTRRFQFASSNLSKLLAIPKYVLSWLLAFFVPRVPGTWAFGSGIGVGEGALALARELRDSRPDAHIVWLVADETEGALAEAESFTPVVRRSRHGFWATLRAETLVVTHGLGDVNRFGVFGGTVVQLWHGAPLKRIHLDSAVTTAVRGPAPLRGVLQRMYARGTKQVSLYVAGSVTAAERLRSAFRVAPGKVAVLGDPRDDELAAQAADPTVAAAARERVLDMLAPQLQGGLAAGPLVLYAPTWRDGEPDPAIPTDAEVAEIVAALARVDARLVIRSHPLGEGEYGAAVGDRIHLLGGDLARDITPLLGAFDAVITDFSSIAVDFSLLERPIQWFAPDLEAYTATRGLYEALEVTAGSTIARSWGEVTASLSELVTAGTPARREASRAAAAIAARFHPHRDGNSARRVLAAIERLRLPASELVEPGGVFFESFYGRQVSCNPLALDREIAARYPELPRYWSVTSERQDVPAGATALLVGGVDWFAARRMARLLIVNDWLRFGFKRGPDQIVLQTWHGTMLKHLALGRPNVSLRTKLAIKRESRRWSMLLSQNGHSTDQFRNSYAFDGEILETGYPRDDRLAVADLAGEMNPVASATARQTLGIPDGRSVIVYAPTWRDRGTTVVDALDVNALADALGEDWIVVARGHTRTHELGSYLRLNPRVIDATAHPDINDVILAADLLVTDYSSVMFDAAVAGTPLAFYVPDLAEYRDAERGFTFDFEASAPGPLLQQRDELLPLAAQVREHGRAAPWIADYRPAYAAWQARFTPHDDGAASARVVDRLAERGAFGAALERDA; encoded by the coding sequence ATGAGTACACGCCGATTCCAGTTCGCGAGCAGCAACCTCTCGAAGCTTCTCGCGATCCCGAAATATGTTCTGTCATGGCTCCTCGCGTTCTTCGTCCCCCGGGTGCCGGGAACGTGGGCGTTCGGCAGTGGGATCGGCGTCGGCGAGGGGGCGCTCGCGCTCGCGCGTGAGCTTCGCGACAGCCGGCCTGACGCTCACATCGTCTGGCTCGTCGCCGACGAGACCGAGGGCGCGCTCGCCGAGGCCGAATCGTTCACTCCCGTGGTCAGGCGCAGCCGCCACGGCTTCTGGGCGACGCTCCGCGCCGAGACGCTGGTCGTGACCCACGGCCTCGGCGACGTGAACCGGTTCGGAGTCTTCGGCGGAACCGTCGTGCAGCTCTGGCACGGGGCGCCACTCAAACGGATCCACCTCGACTCCGCCGTCACGACCGCCGTCCGCGGGCCCGCGCCACTCCGTGGCGTCCTGCAACGGATGTACGCCCGCGGCACCAAGCAGGTGAGCCTGTACGTTGCCGGCTCCGTGACAGCCGCCGAACGCCTGCGTTCAGCCTTCAGGGTCGCTCCGGGTAAGGTAGCCGTGCTCGGCGATCCGCGCGACGACGAGCTTGCAGCCCAGGCGGCGGACCCGACCGTGGCGGCCGCGGCGCGCGAGCGCGTCCTCGACATGCTTGCGCCGCAGCTGCAGGGCGGGCTCGCTGCCGGGCCGCTCGTGCTCTATGCGCCGACCTGGCGCGACGGCGAGCCTGATCCGGCCATTCCGACGGACGCCGAGGTGGCGGAGATCGTCGCCGCCCTCGCGCGCGTCGACGCGCGCCTCGTCATTCGCTCCCACCCGCTCGGAGAAGGGGAGTACGGCGCGGCTGTCGGCGACCGCATTCACCTGCTGGGCGGCGACCTCGCCCGTGACATCACGCCGTTGCTCGGTGCCTTCGACGCGGTCATCACTGACTTCTCCTCGATCGCCGTCGACTTCTCGCTCCTCGAGCGCCCGATCCAGTGGTTCGCGCCCGACCTCGAGGCGTACACCGCGACGCGCGGCCTGTACGAGGCGCTCGAGGTCACCGCAGGCTCGACCATCGCCCGCTCCTGGGGCGAGGTCACCGCGTCGCTGAGCGAGCTGGTCACCGCCGGCACCCCGGCCCGCCGCGAGGCGTCGCGTGCCGCCGCGGCGATCGCCGCCCGGTTCCACCCTCACCGCGACGGCAACTCGGCCCGCCGCGTCCTCGCGGCGATCGAGCGGCTGCGGCTCCCAGCGTCCGAACTCGTTGAGCCGGGCGGTGTCTTCTTCGAGAGCTTCTACGGTCGGCAGGTGAGCTGCAATCCGCTCGCGCTCGACCGGGAGATCGCCGCGCGCTACCCCGAACTTCCGCGCTATTGGAGCGTGACGAGCGAGCGCCAGGACGTGCCTGCCGGCGCGACGGCCCTGCTCGTCGGGGGCGTCGACTGGTTCGCCGCCAGGCGGATGGCCAGGCTCCTGATTGTGAACGACTGGCTGCGGTTCGGGTTCAAGCGCGGGCCAGACCAAATCGTGCTGCAGACGTGGCACGGCACCATGCTCAAACACTTGGCGCTCGGGCGCCCGAACGTCTCGCTGCGCACGAAGCTCGCGATCAAGCGTGAGAGCCGCCGGTGGAGCATGCTGCTCTCGCAGAACGGCCACTCGACGGACCAGTTCCGCAACAGCTACGCGTTCGACGGCGAGATCCTCGAGACCGGCTACCCGCGCGACGACAGGCTTGCGGTGGCCGACCTCGCTGGCGAGATGAACCCCGTTGCTTCGGCGACGGCGCGGCAGACGCTCGGCATCCCCGACGGGCGTTCGGTTATTGTCTATGCGCCCACCTGGCGCGATCGCGGCACCACCGTCGTCGACGCGCTCGACGTGAACGCGCTCGCCGATGCGCTTGGCGAGGACTGGATCGTCGTGGCGCGTGGGCATACCCGCACGCACGAGCTCGGCAGCTATCTCAGGCTCAATCCGCGCGTCATCGACGCCACCGCGCATCCCGACATCAACGACGTGATCCTCGCCGCCGATCTGCTCGTGACCGATTACTCCTCGGTCATGTTCGACGCCGCTGTCGCGGGGACACCGCTCGCGTTCTACGTTCCCGACCTCGCGGAGTACCGGGACGCCGAGCGCGGGTTTACGTTCGACTTCGAGGCGAGCGCCCCCGGGCCGCTGCTGCAACAGCGCGACGAACTGCTCCCGCTCGCGGCGCAGGTGCGCGAGCACGGGCGCGCGGCACCGTGGATCGCCGACTATCGGCCCGCGTACGCGGCGTGGCAGGCACGGTTCACGCCGCACGACGACGGTGCGGCCTCGGCCCGCGTCGTCGACAGGCTCGCCGAGCGCGGGGCGTTCGGCGCTGCGCTCGAGCGGGACGCGTAG
- a CDS encoding trypsin-like peptidase domain-containing protein codes for MAENNDTAGQPVDPEEPQQPQHPAAGAAGAQEQGQPGPTSHPVADPAPQFGGATPTQNSHEQATPSAAPGGTPEAAGQEAPATTPSTPLDAPAAPAAPDATPAGGATTPSAAPGATFGMQPGGYPTAQQGGNPSTHADSQPQLTQEYPTQALHETLAASASASASASATSPQAPNAPAQKRTHSTGTFLAGLAVAALIGGIVGGGVSSLVVANSIPKGNAVSQQGGTVKLNNPDTATDISGVAMVATPSVVTLSVESQNAAGSGSGVIYSEDGYIITNAHVVTLDGAATDPRIRVKHSDGRVFDGKLVGVAPYSDIAVVKVEAEDLTPIAVASSADVNVGDLAVAIGAPMSLSNTVTSGVVSALNRGISVGSALIPQDPSQEGQEDPRGEGDSGRGFPWDFRFDTPGEQENTQQTGGQVTLPVVQTDASINPGNSGGALLNAKGELIGINVAIASPGATEGTASSAGLGFAIPSDLAARVADEIIAGEKPTHGLLGASVVDSSLDDDEDANHAGGLIKEVVRDGAAAKAGLKVGDVITAVDGVPAADGTSVSALIRMHAGDSEVTIDYTRRGVAGQTTATLGTLDW; via the coding sequence ATGGCTGAAAATAACGACACCGCGGGTCAGCCCGTCGACCCTGAAGAACCGCAGCAGCCGCAGCACCCCGCTGCGGGCGCGGCAGGAGCGCAGGAGCAGGGCCAGCCGGGGCCGACGTCGCACCCGGTGGCCGACCCCGCACCGCAGTTCGGCGGCGCGACGCCGACGCAGAACTCGCACGAGCAGGCCACCCCGAGCGCCGCCCCCGGCGGCACCCCTGAGGCGGCAGGCCAGGAGGCGCCGGCGACCACTCCAAGCACCCCGCTGGACGCACCCGCCGCTCCCGCCGCCCCGGACGCGACTCCCGCGGGGGGAGCGACGACGCCGTCCGCGGCCCCCGGCGCGACATTCGGCATGCAGCCGGGCGGCTACCCGACCGCCCAGCAGGGTGGGAACCCGTCGACACACGCTGACTCGCAGCCCCAGCTCACCCAGGAGTACCCCACGCAGGCGCTTCACGAGACCCTCGCCGCGTCCGCGTCCGCGTCCGCGTCCGCGTCCGCGACGTCGCCGCAAGCTCCGAACGCGCCGGCCCAGAAGCGCACTCACTCGACAGGCACCTTCCTCGCTGGCCTTGCGGTCGCTGCGCTCATCGGTGGCATCGTCGGCGGGGGAGTATCGTCGCTCGTTGTCGCCAACTCGATCCCGAAGGGCAACGCGGTGTCCCAGCAGGGCGGCACGGTCAAGCTGAACAATCCGGACACGGCGACCGACATCTCGGGCGTCGCGATGGTCGCGACGCCGAGCGTCGTGACGCTGTCCGTCGAGTCGCAGAACGCTGCCGGTTCCGGCTCGGGCGTCATTTACAGCGAGGACGGCTACATCATCACCAACGCACACGTCGTGACACTCGACGGTGCGGCGACTGATCCGCGCATCCGGGTGAAGCACAGCGACGGCCGCGTGTTCGACGGCAAGCTCGTCGGCGTCGCCCCGTACTCGGACATCGCAGTCGTGAAGGTCGAAGCAGAGGACCTCACTCCGATTGCCGTCGCCAGCTCGGCCGACGTGAACGTGGGCGACCTCGCGGTCGCGATCGGGGCCCCGATGAGTCTCTCGAACACCGTGACCAGCGGCGTCGTGAGCGCACTGAACCGTGGCATCTCGGTCGGTAGCGCGCTGATTCCGCAGGACCCGAGCCAGGAGGGTCAGGAAGACCCGCGCGGCGAGGGCGACAGCGGTCGCGGCTTCCCGTGGGACTTCCGGTTCGATACGCCGGGCGAGCAGGAGAACACGCAGCAGACCGGCGGGCAGGTCACGCTGCCAGTCGTGCAGACCGACGCGTCGATCAACCCGGGCAACTCCGGTGGTGCGCTGCTCAACGCCAAGGGCGAGCTCATCGGGATCAACGTGGCGATCGCGTCGCCGGGTGCGACCGAGGGCACCGCGTCGAGCGCCGGCCTCGGGTTCGCGATCCCGTCGGACCTCGCTGCGCGCGTCGCCGACGAGATCATCGCAGGCGAGAAGCCGACCCACGGACTGCTCGGCGCGAGCGTCGTGGATTCGAGCCTCGACGACGACGAGGACGCGAACCACGCGGGCGGGCTGATCAAGGAGGTCGTCCGCGACGGGGCGGCGGCGAAGGCCGGGCTGAAGGTCGGCGACGTCATCACCGCGGTCGACGGGGTTCCCGCCGCCGACGGCACGTCGGTTTCGGCGCTGATCCGCATGCACGCTGGCGATAGCGAAGTGACCATCGACTACACCCGCCGGGGCGTGGCCGGTCAGACTACTGCAACCCTCGGAACGCTGGACTGGTAG
- a CDS encoding DUF5701 family protein has protein sequence MKGDSIPQLLDAQLPSITAQLDRLVELGVHDLADLSASDFRALAGDLPTAPGTLLVVAPALVPVSRLAPLLRRDGTPGFVVEDMTDLDAFEPIPEAGIPASALYTITGLERGDEYANWSPNEALPELVRRGRRPLTVGEGVSWLLQRPDMLEPNACFMTIGSRKRRGAGLDARTPAIWISGGTGRDGRERRGAPKVGWCWAGNRHTWLGIASSDPGGR, from the coding sequence GTGAAAGGCGACAGTATTCCCCAGCTTCTTGATGCCCAGCTCCCCTCGATCACCGCGCAGCTCGACAGGCTCGTCGAACTCGGCGTGCACGACCTCGCTGATCTTTCAGCGTCCGACTTCCGCGCGCTGGCAGGCGACCTACCGACGGCGCCTGGCACCCTGCTCGTTGTCGCTCCCGCCCTCGTTCCCGTGTCACGGCTCGCGCCGCTGCTACGCCGCGACGGCACGCCAGGCTTTGTCGTCGAAGATATGACCGACCTCGACGCCTTCGAACCGATCCCCGAGGCGGGCATCCCAGCGTCCGCGCTCTACACCATCACCGGGCTCGAGCGGGGCGACGAGTACGCGAACTGGAGCCCGAACGAGGCCCTTCCCGAACTCGTGCGGCGCGGCAGGCGGCCGCTGACGGTGGGCGAGGGGGTGTCCTGGCTGCTGCAACGGCCTGACATGCTCGAGCCCAACGCCTGCTTCATGACGATCGGGTCGCGAAAGCGCCGGGGCGCGGGCCTCGACGCGCGCACGCCGGCGATCTGGATCAGCGGCGGCACCGGCCGCGATGGGCGCGAACGGCGCGGCGCCCCCAAAGTGGGATGGTGCTGGGCGGGGAACCGCCACACCTGGCTGGGCATCGCCTCGTCGGACCCCGGCGGGCGGTAG
- a CDS encoding sulfite exporter TauE/SafE family protein has product MTSTDFDTPRPSIVLLAVFGAITGILSGLFGIGGGVVLVPLLTIFLGYQQRLAAGTSVAAILPAAVVGGIGYAVQGNVDWIAAILLAVGIVVGAQIGSYLLAKVPTGFLRWLFMVFLLAVVVSLWFVVPQREAEIDISVLVGAGLVGLGLVTGVLSGLLGVGGGVIVVPALMFFFGSNDLVAKGTSLFMLIPGSISGTIGNFKRNNVDLRSALVLGIAASVLSPLGSVFATKITPFASNVAFSLLLAFVLGQMLYKTLRAGKK; this is encoded by the coding sequence ATGACTTCGACCGACTTTGACACACCCCGCCCCTCGATCGTGCTGCTCGCCGTCTTCGGCGCGATCACCGGCATCCTCTCCGGCCTGTTCGGGATCGGCGGCGGCGTCGTGCTCGTGCCGCTCCTCACGATCTTCCTCGGATACCAGCAGCGGCTCGCGGCAGGAACGTCGGTGGCAGCGATCCTCCCGGCGGCCGTCGTCGGCGGAATCGGGTACGCGGTGCAGGGCAACGTCGACTGGATCGCCGCGATCCTGCTCGCCGTCGGAATCGTCGTCGGCGCGCAGATCGGCAGCTACCTCCTCGCGAAGGTGCCCACCGGTTTCCTGCGGTGGCTCTTCATGGTGTTCCTGCTCGCCGTCGTGGTGAGCCTGTGGTTCGTGGTGCCGCAGCGCGAGGCTGAGATCGACATCTCCGTGCTCGTCGGCGCCGGGCTCGTGGGGCTGGGCCTCGTGACGGGCGTACTGTCGGGGCTCCTCGGCGTCGGCGGCGGCGTGATCGTCGTGCCCGCGCTCATGTTCTTCTTCGGTTCGAACGACCTCGTCGCGAAGGGCACCTCGCTCTTCATGCTCATTCCCGGGTCAATCTCGGGCACCATCGGCAACTTCAAGCGCAACAATGTCGACCTGCGCAGCGCCCTGGTGCTCGGCATCGCCGCGAGCGTGCTGTCGCCGCTCGGATCGGTGTTCGCCACGAAGATCACGCCGTTCGCGTCGAACGTCGCGTTCTCGCTGCTGCTCGCCTTTGTGCTCGGGCAGATGCTCTACAAGACCCTTCGCGCCGGGAAGAAGTAG
- a CDS encoding gamma-glutamyltransferase family protein, translating to MTAAQLGAISTSHHLATEAGAAVLRAGGNAIDAAITAAATLCVVYPNNVALGGDLVAIVRSPDGEIRFLNATGTAPSGQTLDALREVHGDAIPLRGVDTITVPGGIRGWEALHELGATRAWAEHLAPAIGFARDGFPNSRSVARELRAAQPEFSKDPGARAVFYPDGTPLAEGETLVQSALAASLEQLANEGPDAFYTGELARTWIAGLARRGSKITLADTAAYRPFWDTPIETEFRGMRVLTGPPNTSGFMFLRALNAITDGIDDPLGAGAGELARAFYASNLVRTQLLSDPTFDGATGAELVSATAPDRPIRGDAKASGDTVGFSAVSADGWAVSFINSVYWDFGSYILEPDSGIIFQNRGTSFSLDPESPNAFAPGKRPRHTLMPVMVLDGDDLRYVPATMGGAAQPQVHTHLLQRMLAGEDPASATHAPRWMVEEITDDTQVSVVVEADVPDVAKEAIEAAGFALVTVPSRDESLGHSNVVRIDRGASGETTYTAASDPRSDGSAIVVLGAG from the coding sequence ATGACCGCCGCACAGCTCGGGGCAATCTCGACGTCACACCACCTCGCGACCGAGGCCGGAGCGGCGGTGTTGCGCGCGGGTGGCAACGCGATCGACGCGGCGATCACCGCCGCCGCGACGCTCTGCGTCGTCTACCCGAACAACGTCGCGCTCGGCGGCGACCTCGTCGCCATCGTGCGCAGCCCGGACGGTGAGATCCGGTTCCTGAACGCCACCGGAACTGCGCCGTCCGGTCAGACGCTCGACGCGCTGAGAGAGGTGCACGGCGATGCGATCCCGCTGCGCGGCGTCGACACCATCACCGTTCCCGGTGGCATTCGCGGCTGGGAGGCGCTGCATGAGCTCGGCGCGACCCGCGCCTGGGCCGAGCATCTCGCCCCTGCGATCGGTTTCGCGCGCGACGGCTTCCCGAACTCGCGCTCCGTCGCCCGGGAGCTGCGCGCCGCACAGCCGGAGTTCTCGAAAGACCCCGGGGCGCGCGCAGTCTTCTACCCCGACGGCACGCCGCTCGCCGAGGGGGAGACCCTCGTGCAGTCGGCCCTCGCTGCCTCGCTCGAGCAGCTTGCGAACGAGGGGCCAGACGCGTTCTACACGGGCGAGCTCGCCCGCACCTGGATCGCCGGTCTCGCGCGGCGTGGCTCGAAGATCACGCTCGCAGACACCGCGGCCTACCGCCCGTTCTGGGACACCCCGATCGAGACCGAGTTCCGCGGGATGCGGGTGCTCACCGGCCCGCCGAACACGTCGGGTTTCATGTTCCTCCGCGCGCTCAACGCGATCACGGACGGCATCGACGACCCGCTCGGCGCCGGCGCCGGCGAACTCGCCCGCGCGTTCTACGCGAGTAACCTCGTGCGCACCCAGCTGCTGTCCGACCCGACCTTCGACGGCGCGACCGGCGCGGAACTCGTGTCCGCGACGGCGCCTGACCGTCCGATCCGTGGCGACGCGAAGGCAAGCGGCGACACCGTCGGCTTCTCCGCGGTGAGCGCCGACGGGTGGGCGGTGTCCTTCATCAACTCGGTGTACTGGGACTTTGGCTCCTACATTCTCGAACCCGACAGCGGCATCATCTTCCAGAACCGTGGCACCTCGTTCTCGCTCGATCCTGAGTCGCCGAACGCGTTCGCGCCGGGCAAGCGCCCGCGCCACACGCTCATGCCCGTGATGGTGCTCGACGGCGACGACCTTCGCTACGTGCCCGCGACCATGGGTGGCGCCGCGCAGCCGCAGGTCCACACGCACCTGCTGCAGCGGATGCTCGCGGGGGAGGACCCCGCGAGCGCGACCCATGCGCCCCGCTGGATGGTGGAGGAGATCACCGATGACACGCAGGTGAGCGTCGTCGTCGAGGCCGACGTGCCAGACGTGGCCAAGGAGGCGATCGAGGCCGCCGGGTTCGCGCTCGTCACCGTGCCGTCGCGCGACGAGTCGCTCGGCCACTCCAACGTCGTGCGCATCGACCGGGGTGCCTCGGGCGAGACCACATACACGGCCGCGAGCGACCCACGCTCGGACGGCTCCGCAATCGTCGTGCTGGGCGCCGGGTAG
- a CDS encoding FadR/GntR family transcriptional regulator, translated as MDWTSMKPATTLSLPDRLSVDLERLILDGELAPGDRLPPERALAEHLGVSRVSIREALRELENRGLIDRKPGRGTVVLSPGERSGIADRIGEAVNAASAEIRDIMELRAIVEPPIARITAGRARPRDIAQLRELVEAMESESAKDRYAELDRAFHQSIAQYTHNPLLELINEQIAQQIAPSRGSRYQTRARRQVSSAAHRRIFEAIAAGDGDLAEAEARAHVLDIADQIALADHGDAGADSPHPDTHPHGTHDQEARA; from the coding sequence ATGGATTGGACATCCATGAAGCCCGCGACGACGCTGTCGCTGCCGGACCGCCTCTCGGTTGACCTCGAACGACTGATCCTCGACGGCGAGCTCGCGCCAGGGGACCGGCTGCCGCCCGAGCGGGCGCTCGCGGAGCACCTCGGGGTGTCGCGCGTCTCGATCCGCGAAGCGCTGCGCGAGCTCGAGAACCGCGGACTCATCGACCGCAAGCCGGGCCGCGGCACCGTCGTGCTCAGCCCCGGGGAGCGCTCGGGCATCGCTGACCGGATCGGCGAAGCCGTGAACGCTGCGTCCGCCGAGATTCGCGACATCATGGAGCTCCGCGCGATCGTGGAGCCACCGATCGCTCGCATCACGGCCGGGCGGGCTCGCCCGCGCGACATTGCGCAGCTCCGGGAGCTTGTCGAAGCGATGGAAAGCGAGTCGGCGAAGGACAGGTACGCGGAGCTCGACCGCGCCTTCCACCAGTCGATCGCGCAGTACACGCACAACCCGCTGCTCGAGCTCATCAACGAGCAGATCGCGCAGCAGATCGCGCCGAGCCGCGGCAGCCGGTATCAGACACGCGCACGGCGCCAGGTGTCGAGCGCCGCGCACCGACGCATCTTCGAAGCGATCGCGGCAGGTGACGGCGATCTCGCCGAAGCCGAGGCGCGGGCGCACGTGCTCGATATCGCCGATCAGATCGCGCTCGCCGATCACGGCGACGCTGGCGCAGACAGCCCTCACCCAGACACCCATCCCCACGGCACCCACGACCAGGAGGCACGCGCATGA